A region from the Spirochaeta thermophila DSM 6192 genome encodes:
- a CDS encoding UvrD-helicase domain-containing protein: protein MRFIADLHTHSRFSRGTSKFLTAQLLDVWARVKGIAVVGTGDCTHPAWRKELAEVLEPAEEGLFVLRREVLPSPAEAGELAFALERPPTRFVLSGEISTIYSAEGSDGRRVRKVHHVVLFPSLEAVERFARALERRGNLASDGRPILGVDSRDLLEMALEACPEVIFVPAHIWTPWFSVLGSKSGFDSIEECYRDLVSEIFAVETGLSSDPPMNWLCSFLDRFTLVSNSDAHSAGNLGREANLFDTELSFTGIREALETRRGFLGTVEFFPEEGKYHLDGHRKCGVCLTPVETLERGGRCPVCGRPLTVGVMNRVVQLADRDRIEPERFPPFYSLVPLDEIVAEIEGKGVQSKAVRGRYLEVVRRLGGELQVLLEVPVEEIARVDGWVAEGVAGMRERRVWVREGFDGQYGVVRVFPEGWRPEGGLFGGDEVPEVPVRPFLGFDPGMLSRVKGESGGAEVRGGGLTGAQREVVEAGREQLCVVAGPGAGKTRVLVGRVARLVEQGEGGITVLAFTRKAAEEIRERLRGVAGGEGVWVGTFHAWAYECLVRFHREAGYGAPPVVLEGDERRVVWEEACRRVGAGRVGLGRVERLKREGRRPEEVEGVVGEVWRVYEGLLAERGACDVDDLLLQAARLIEGVEGVREWVRGQCRWVLVDEAQDLNAAQYGLLVRMAPTGEGVVCMIGDPAQAIYGFRGASAGWMGRFVEEYGARVVRLEESFRCPAEVLEVAEGVLGEGVGRRMRARGGGGRVSAWECASPESEAEFIARQIEQRLGGTTFFSFDSEVVEDEGGVAPEEIGVLCRTHLVMDVLEEAFRNHGIPYRRVGEGVRLSRGARERLARVMGEGGVWEQAAGEVGGGVAREWGLEGEDLRVWEELVGRFPHLPVRELVADCLAGGMEGVEGRKGEVSLLSMHAAKGLEFDVVFIPACEAGLVPFSLFPTEGSDEEEERRLLYVALTRAKREVVLTMARRRTLKGRSLSGVPSPFLAHLPWRPAPLPDRGPRQYTLF, encoded by the coding sequence ATGAGGTTCATCGCCGATCTTCACACCCACTCGCGCTTCTCTCGGGGGACGAGCAAGTTCCTCACGGCCCAGCTCCTCGATGTGTGGGCGCGGGTGAAGGGGATCGCGGTGGTGGGGACGGGGGACTGCACCCACCCGGCATGGCGGAAGGAGCTTGCCGAGGTGCTCGAGCCTGCGGAAGAGGGGCTCTTCGTGCTGAGGCGTGAGGTGCTCCCCTCGCCGGCCGAGGCGGGGGAGCTCGCCTTTGCCCTGGAACGTCCTCCTACGCGTTTCGTGCTCTCGGGTGAGATCAGCACCATCTACAGTGCCGAGGGCTCGGACGGACGGCGGGTGCGGAAGGTGCACCACGTGGTGCTCTTTCCTTCGTTGGAGGCGGTGGAGCGGTTCGCACGGGCCCTGGAGCGGAGGGGGAACCTGGCCTCCGATGGGAGGCCCATCCTCGGGGTGGACAGTCGGGACCTCCTGGAGATGGCCCTCGAGGCCTGTCCCGAGGTGATCTTTGTGCCGGCGCACATCTGGACCCCGTGGTTTTCGGTGCTCGGTTCCAAGTCGGGGTTCGATTCGATCGAGGAGTGCTATCGCGATCTTGTGTCGGAGATCTTCGCGGTGGAGACCGGGCTCTCGTCCGATCCTCCCATGAACTGGCTCTGCTCGTTCCTCGACAGGTTCACCCTGGTTTCCAACTCGGATGCCCATTCGGCGGGGAATTTGGGGAGGGAGGCGAATCTCTTTGACACCGAGCTCTCGTTCACGGGTATCCGTGAGGCTCTCGAGACGCGAAGGGGGTTCCTGGGGACGGTGGAGTTCTTCCCCGAGGAGGGGAAGTACCACCTGGACGGACACCGCAAGTGCGGGGTGTGCCTCACTCCGGTGGAAACGCTGGAGAGGGGGGGACGGTGTCCTGTGTGCGGGAGGCCGCTCACAGTGGGGGTGATGAATCGGGTGGTGCAGCTGGCGGACCGGGACAGGATCGAGCCGGAGCGGTTTCCGCCGTTCTACTCGCTCGTGCCGCTCGATGAGATCGTGGCGGAGATCGAGGGGAAGGGGGTGCAGTCCAAGGCGGTGAGGGGTCGGTATCTGGAGGTGGTGCGGAGGTTGGGGGGTGAGCTGCAGGTGTTGCTCGAGGTGCCGGTGGAGGAGATCGCCCGGGTGGACGGCTGGGTGGCCGAGGGGGTGGCGGGGATGCGGGAGCGGCGGGTGTGGGTGAGGGAGGGGTTCGATGGGCAGTACGGGGTGGTGCGGGTGTTCCCCGAGGGGTGGAGGCCTGAAGGAGGGCTCTTCGGCGGGGATGAGGTGCCGGAGGTGCCGGTGCGGCCGTTCCTCGGGTTCGATCCCGGGATGCTCTCGCGGGTGAAGGGTGAGTCGGGGGGTGCGGAGGTGAGGGGGGGAGGGTTGACCGGGGCGCAGAGGGAGGTGGTGGAGGCGGGGAGGGAGCAGTTGTGTGTGGTGGCGGGGCCGGGGGCGGGGAAGACGAGGGTGCTGGTGGGGCGTGTGGCCCGGTTGGTGGAGCAGGGGGAGGGGGGGATCACGGTGCTCGCCTTCACGCGGAAGGCGGCCGAGGAGATACGGGAGCGGCTTCGCGGGGTGGCGGGGGGTGAGGGGGTGTGGGTGGGGACGTTCCACGCATGGGCCTACGAGTGTCTCGTGCGGTTCCACCGGGAGGCGGGGTACGGGGCGCCGCCTGTGGTGCTGGAGGGGGATGAGCGGAGGGTGGTGTGGGAGGAGGCGTGCAGGCGGGTGGGTGCGGGGAGGGTGGGGCTGGGGAGGGTGGAGCGGCTCAAGCGGGAGGGGAGGCGGCCGGAGGAGGTGGAGGGAGTGGTGGGGGAGGTGTGGCGGGTGTACGAGGGGTTGCTGGCGGAGCGGGGGGCCTGCGATGTGGATGATCTTCTCCTGCAGGCGGCCCGGCTCATCGAGGGGGTGGAGGGGGTACGGGAGTGGGTGAGGGGGCAGTGCCGGTGGGTCCTGGTGGATGAGGCGCAGGATCTCAATGCGGCGCAGTACGGGCTCCTCGTGCGGATGGCGCCCACGGGGGAGGGGGTGGTGTGTATGATAGGGGATCCTGCGCAGGCGATCTACGGGTTCCGCGGGGCCTCGGCCGGGTGGATGGGGCGGTTCGTGGAGGAGTATGGGGCGCGGGTGGTGCGGCTGGAAGAGAGTTTCCGCTGCCCGGCGGAGGTGTTGGAGGTGGCGGAGGGGGTGCTGGGTGAGGGGGTGGGGCGGAGGATGCGGGCGAGGGGAGGGGGGGGGAGGGTGAGTGCGTGGGAGTGTGCGAGCCCGGAGAGCGAGGCGGAGTTCATCGCGAGGCAGATCGAGCAGCGGTTGGGGGGGACGACGTTCTTCTCGTTCGACAGCGAGGTGGTGGAGGATGAGGGTGGGGTGGCGCCGGAGGAGATAGGGGTGCTGTGCCGCACCCACCTGGTGATGGATGTCCTGGAGGAGGCGTTCAGGAACCATGGGATCCCATACCGGCGGGTGGGGGAGGGGGTGCGGTTGTCGAGGGGGGCGCGGGAGCGCCTGGCGCGGGTGATGGGTGAGGGGGGTGTGTGGGAGCAGGCTGCAGGGGAGGTGGGGGGAGGAGTGGCGCGGGAGTGGGGGCTGGAGGGCGAGGATCTGCGGGTGTGGGAGGAGCTGGTGGGGAGGTTCCCGCACCTTCCGGTGCGGGAACTGGTGGCGGACTGCCTGGCGGGGGGGATGGAGGGGGTGGAGGGGAGGAAGGGGGAGGTCTCCCTCCTCTCCATGCACGCCGCCAAGGGCCTGGAGTTCGACGTGGTCTTCATCCCCGCCTGTGAGGCGGGCCTGGTCCCCTTCTCCCTGTTTCCCACCGAGGGCTCGGACGAGGAAGAGGAGCGTCGGCTCCTCTACGTGGCCCTCACCCGCGCGAAACGCGAGGTGGTCCTCACCATGGCGAGGCGGCGCACCCTGAAGGGGCGGTCCCTCTCCGGCGTCCCC
- a CDS encoding deoxyguanosinetriphosphate triphosphohydrolase family protein: protein MGNLFFVNPLDDGVYRRRRRPRPEEGTDPRGAYFRDATAIIHSYPFRRLKHKTQVFFIPENDHICTRIEHVMHVATIAATICRALGLDSDLAWAIGVGHDLGHAPFGHLGEEILASYMPRGRTFHHELYSLRVVDLLAGYGQGLNLTYAVRDGIVLHCGERFEREIRPEQRERVLESLEDVEGYPSTWEGCVVRMSDRIAYVGRDLEDALQLRLIRRDEVPAEARRVLGSTNSEIINTLVRDLIAYSMDHGVVGFSEPVYEAFMVLLEFNYRSIYRSPRLTSFHEYFERILRTLHDYLGELFSRYGWELDHYAREHNRLARQFGDYVGKMRAVYVERGEEDWVVFDYIAGMTDEFALRSAMEVMMPRRFSLLFEDVIEEEE from the coding sequence ATGGGCAACCTCTTCTTCGTCAATCCTCTCGACGATGGGGTCTACCGGCGGAGGAGACGGCCCCGACCCGAGGAGGGGACCGATCCCCGCGGGGCCTACTTCAGGGACGCCACGGCGATCATCCACTCCTATCCCTTCCGGAGGCTCAAGCACAAGACCCAGGTCTTCTTCATCCCCGAGAACGACCACATCTGCACCAGGATCGAGCATGTGATGCACGTGGCGACCATCGCCGCCACTATCTGCAGGGCACTGGGGCTCGACAGCGACCTCGCTTGGGCTATAGGGGTGGGGCACGACCTCGGTCATGCGCCCTTCGGACACCTGGGTGAGGAGATCCTCGCCTCCTACATGCCGCGGGGTCGGACCTTCCACCACGAGCTCTACAGCCTCCGGGTGGTGGATCTGCTGGCCGGGTACGGGCAGGGGCTCAACCTCACCTATGCGGTGCGGGACGGCATCGTCCTCCACTGCGGGGAACGGTTCGAGCGAGAGATCCGGCCTGAGCAGAGAGAGCGCGTCCTCGAGTCGCTCGAAGATGTGGAGGGGTACCCTTCGACCTGGGAGGGGTGTGTGGTGCGGATGTCCGACAGGATCGCCTATGTGGGGAGGGATCTGGAGGATGCTCTCCAGCTCAGACTTATACGGCGGGATGAGGTACCGGCTGAGGCGCGGAGGGTGCTGGGGAGCACCAACAGCGAGATCATCAACACCCTGGTGAGGGATCTCATCGCCTACTCCATGGACCACGGGGTGGTCGGGTTCTCCGAGCCGGTCTACGAGGCATTCATGGTCCTCCTGGAGTTCAACTACCGCTCCATCTACCGGAGCCCACGGCTCACTTCTTTTCACGAGTACTTCGAGCGTATCCTCAGGACCCTCCACGACTACCTGGGCGAACTCTTCTCCCGGTACGGATGGGAGCTCGACCATTACGCACGGGAACACAATCGGCTCGCACGACAGTTCGGCGACTACGTGGGCAAGATGCGTGCTGTCTATGTGGAGCGGGGGGAGGAGGACTGGGTGGTCTTCGACTATATCGCGGGGATGACCGACGAGTTTGCCCTCAGGAGTGCCATGGAGGTGATGATGCCGCGGAGGTTTTCCCTCCTGTTCGAGGATGTGATAGAGGAGGAGGAATGA
- a CDS encoding sensor domain-containing diguanylate cyclase, which translates to MSSTSLQRTIFRTVLLVVIGWVTIYGSLTASILFSRGITLARQLVAQRNLAAAYYLKAYFTPVRSTAEFLSSQDMVRNLPHLDPKEREEVLGLYLALEAANPDIHYVYSGYEDGSLVINNYDPPPGFDPRVRPWYTAALDSAPDLSPGIPYREIKTREWLVSISKVLIDDEGNRVGVVSIDASMERAAEFLRETITPYTTGYSYVVTPGGIILIHHREELLGKHLSQVIRPPVAFTEASSPFEYRFEGVEKFAHYTVLPDLGWVVISVLDKSEILVPLIRQIAAGFLLVALLAAGSGWAASRFLTGHIITPLTTLRADLERVISGDPGVPLADYPDNEVGEIAKGIEQITRTELYRKNQTLKALNTRLEILSITDPLTSLFNRRKLQEELTREYQRALRYGSPFSLILIDLDHFKAINDTFGHGKGDEVLKWIAEALRTQLRSTDIVGRWGGEEFLVLCPETRLSEAGLIATKLGNEIARTSPLPSYRVTISAGVASFSTGKSLEDLLKEADKKLYRAKESGRNTIIT; encoded by the coding sequence ATGTCTTCCACTTCCCTCCAGAGGACCATATTCAGAACTGTACTCCTCGTCGTCATAGGATGGGTGACCATCTACGGATCCCTCACCGCCTCGATCCTCTTCTCCAGAGGGATCACGCTCGCCCGTCAGCTGGTGGCCCAGCGCAACCTCGCCGCGGCCTACTACCTCAAGGCCTACTTCACCCCCGTGAGGAGCACCGCCGAGTTTCTGAGTTCCCAGGACATGGTGAGGAACCTCCCCCACCTCGATCCGAAGGAGAGAGAGGAAGTCCTCGGGCTCTATCTCGCCCTCGAGGCCGCAAATCCTGACATCCACTACGTCTACTCGGGCTATGAGGACGGCAGCCTCGTTATCAACAACTACGATCCTCCCCCGGGATTCGACCCGAGGGTCCGCCCCTGGTACACAGCCGCCCTCGATTCGGCCCCCGACCTCTCTCCCGGCATCCCCTACCGGGAGATAAAAACCAGAGAATGGCTCGTCTCCATCAGCAAGGTACTGATCGACGACGAAGGGAACAGGGTGGGAGTGGTATCCATCGACGCCTCCATGGAGCGGGCGGCCGAATTCCTGAGAGAGACCATCACCCCCTACACCACGGGCTACAGCTACGTGGTGACCCCCGGAGGGATCATACTCATCCATCACCGGGAGGAACTCCTCGGCAAGCATCTCTCGCAGGTCATCCGGCCGCCGGTGGCCTTCACGGAGGCCTCCTCCCCATTCGAGTACCGCTTCGAGGGGGTGGAGAAGTTCGCCCACTACACCGTGCTCCCCGATCTGGGTTGGGTCGTCATATCCGTACTCGACAAGTCGGAGATCCTCGTCCCGCTCATCCGTCAGATCGCCGCGGGATTCCTCCTCGTGGCCCTCTTGGCCGCCGGTTCCGGGTGGGCCGCCAGCCGGTTCCTCACCGGGCACATCATCACACCACTCACCACCCTCCGGGCAGACCTCGAGCGGGTGATCTCCGGCGATCCGGGAGTACCCCTCGCGGACTATCCGGACAACGAAGTGGGGGAGATCGCGAAGGGAATCGAACAGATCACCCGAACCGAACTCTACAGGAAGAACCAGACGCTCAAGGCCCTCAACACGCGCCTCGAGATCCTCTCCATCACCGATCCCCTCACCTCGCTCTTCAACCGGAGGAAACTCCAGGAGGAACTCACGAGGGAATATCAGCGGGCCCTCAGGTACGGTTCCCCCTTTTCGCTCATCCTCATCGATCTGGATCATTTCAAGGCCATCAACGACACCTTCGGCCACGGCAAAGGGGACGAAGTACTCAAATGGATCGCAGAGGCCCTCCGAACCCAGCTGAGGAGCACCGACATCGTCGGTCGCTGGGGCGGCGAAGAGTTTCTCGTGCTCTGTCCGGAGACCCGTCTCTCCGAAGCGGGACTCATCGCCACAAAGCTGGGGAATGAGATCGCCCGTACCTCTCCCCTCCCCTCGTATCGCGTCACCATCAGCGCCGGCGTGGCCTCCTTCTCCACCGGGAAATCCCTCGAGGACCTGCTGAAAGAGGCCGACAAAAAGCTCTACCGTGCAAAGGAAAGCGGGAGGAACACCATCATCACCTAG
- a CDS encoding AMP-dependent synthetase/ligase yields MYRNLPHLLKVQAETHPESIAQYVRQPEGGFTPITYRQLLEDVLTCAAGFAALGIGKGDLVALISENRREWLLVDMGLLFLGAADVPRGCDVTEKELEHILLTAECSIGVFENLVQLKKALASERIRHRLKTAVLFDMPPRIEGEREGLTVLSFHQLMERGAQALPGMRDHILAAAEELPASTLATVIFTSGTTGLPKGVMLSHGNFLHQVKGVPILLKVGPGDIWLSVLPVWHSFERMMQYVALSSASAIAYSKPIGRIMLQDMATLKPTWMASVPRIWEGIRKGILQTIKKEPPLVQAIFQASLVVGRAYAFFAHMVKGELPRFRWRPRILDRMAGLIPFLLLWPFKQLAHLLVFRKLHRKLGGRFVAGISGGGALPPEVDGFFDAIGITVLEGYGLTEAAPVLAVRSYYHPVPHTVGPVFPDTEIQIRDEEGNVLPPGRQGTVFARGGQVMLGYLKAPEETRKVLDEEGWLNTGDLGMLTWDNELAITGRAKDTIVLRGGENVEPAPLEQALKEHPLVAHAMVVGQDEKYLGALIFVDQEGLKEWCTDHGLEITEDIHRHPRLMEEFSDFISHRIHPRHGFKPFERIYRFTLLPNTLTVGEELSAKQEIKRHVVYRKYADEIRALYR; encoded by the coding sequence ATGTACAGGAACCTTCCGCACCTCTTGAAAGTCCAGGCAGAAACCCATCCTGAGAGCATCGCTCAGTACGTGAGGCAGCCCGAAGGCGGGTTCACCCCCATCACCTACCGCCAGCTCCTCGAGGACGTCCTCACCTGCGCTGCAGGATTCGCGGCGCTCGGCATCGGGAAGGGAGATCTCGTGGCCCTCATCTCGGAGAACAGGAGGGAGTGGCTCCTTGTGGACATGGGGCTCCTCTTCCTCGGCGCCGCCGACGTGCCACGGGGATGCGACGTCACCGAGAAGGAACTCGAACACATCCTCCTCACCGCCGAGTGCTCGATCGGGGTGTTCGAAAACCTCGTCCAACTCAAGAAGGCCCTCGCTTCAGAGAGGATCCGCCACCGGTTGAAGACAGCCGTACTCTTCGACATGCCACCCCGGATCGAAGGGGAGAGAGAGGGCCTCACCGTCCTCTCCTTCCACCAACTCATGGAAAGGGGAGCGCAGGCCCTCCCCGGGATGAGGGATCACATACTCGCCGCCGCCGAGGAGCTCCCGGCCAGTACCCTCGCCACCGTGATCTTCACGAGCGGCACCACGGGGCTTCCCAAAGGGGTCATGCTCTCACACGGCAACTTCCTGCACCAGGTGAAGGGGGTGCCCATCCTCCTCAAGGTGGGACCCGGCGACATCTGGCTCTCGGTGCTCCCCGTGTGGCACTCCTTCGAGCGCATGATGCAGTACGTGGCGTTGAGCAGCGCCTCGGCCATAGCCTACTCCAAACCGATCGGAAGGATCATGCTCCAGGACATGGCGACCCTCAAACCCACCTGGATGGCCTCGGTCCCCCGCATCTGGGAGGGGATACGGAAGGGCATCCTCCAGACGATCAAGAAGGAGCCCCCCCTGGTCCAGGCGATCTTTCAGGCATCCCTCGTCGTGGGGAGGGCGTATGCGTTCTTCGCACATATGGTCAAGGGAGAACTTCCCCGCTTCAGATGGCGCCCCCGTATCCTCGACAGGATGGCCGGCCTGATCCCCTTTCTCCTCCTCTGGCCGTTCAAACAGCTCGCCCATCTCCTGGTATTCAGGAAGCTCCACCGGAAACTGGGAGGACGCTTCGTGGCAGGCATCTCGGGGGGAGGGGCCCTTCCGCCCGAGGTCGATGGGTTCTTCGACGCCATAGGCATCACGGTCCTCGAAGGGTACGGCCTCACCGAGGCAGCACCTGTGCTCGCAGTACGCTCCTACTATCACCCCGTCCCCCATACCGTGGGTCCAGTCTTTCCCGACACAGAGATCCAGATACGGGACGAAGAGGGGAACGTCCTCCCGCCGGGAAGGCAGGGCACGGTCTTCGCACGAGGGGGCCAGGTGATGCTCGGCTACCTCAAGGCACCGGAGGAGACCCGGAAGGTGCTCGACGAAGAGGGCTGGCTCAACACCGGGGATCTCGGGATGCTCACCTGGGACAACGAGCTCGCCATCACCGGACGGGCCAAGGACACCATCGTCCTGAGGGGAGGGGAGAACGTGGAACCGGCACCCCTCGAACAGGCCCTCAAGGAACACCCCCTGGTGGCCCACGCCATGGTCGTAGGACAGGACGAGAAGTACCTGGGGGCTCTCATATTCGTGGATCAGGAGGGCCTCAAGGAGTGGTGCACGGACCATGGACTGGAGATCACGGAGGACATCCACCGACACCCCAGGCTGATGGAGGAATTCTCCGACTTCATCTCGCACAGGATCCACCCACGTCACGGCTTCAAGCCCTTCGAGAGGATCTACCGGTTCACACTCCTTCCCAACACACTTACCGTGGGGGAAGAGCTCTCCGCAAAGCAGGAGATCAAGCGCCACGTGGTCTACAGGAAGTACGCAGACGAGATCAGGGCCCTGTATCGATGA